TAAGGAGAATGAGCAAAGAAGCGTTTTTTATGGGAATTGTGGTGTGCGCTGGGCATGGGTTGAATTACTCTAACGTGAAAGAATTGTTAAAAATCCCCTCTTTAAGAGAGCTTAATATTGGGCATAGCGTGATTTCAAAAGCGGTTTTAGTGGGATTAGAAAAAGCGATTTTAGAAATGGCGCAACTTATTAAGCGATAAAATGGCTAAAAAGAAAATTGCGATCAGTTGCGGGGATATTCAAGGCGTAGGCTTAGAATTGATTTTAAAAAGCCATAAGGAAGTGAGCGCGATTTGTGAGCCGTTGTATCTCATTGATGGCGAACTTTTAGAGCGGGCTAATCAATTGCTTCATAACGCTTATGAAACCAAAACGCTTAACACGCTCGTTATTGATGCCCCCTTACCCTTATTAAACTCTAGCACGATAGGCAAAGTCAGCGCTCAAAGTGGGGCGTATAGTTTTGAGAGTTTTAAAAAGGCTTGCGAGTTAGCGGATGATAAAGAAGTGGATGGCATTTGCACTTTGCCTATCAACAAACTCGCATGGCAACAAGCTCAAATCCCTTTTGTGGGGCATACCGATTTTTTAAAACAACGCTATAAAGATCATCAAATCATCATGATGCTTGGGTGTTCAAAACTCTTTGTGGGGCTATTTAGCGACCATGTGCCTTTAAGCGCGGTTTCTCAGCTCATTCAAGTAGAGGCGTTAGTTAAGTTTTTATTAGCGTTTCAAAAAAGCACTCAAGCTCAAATCGTTCAAGTGTGTGGCTTTAACCCCCATGCGGGTGAAGAGGGATTATTTGGGGAAGAGGATGAAAAGATTTTAAAAGCCATTCAAGAGGGCAACCAAACGCTGGGCTTTGAATGCTTTTTGGGGCCAATGCCGGCTGATAGTGCTTTTGCTCCCAATAAACGCAAAATAACCCCCTTTTATGTGAGCATGAGTCATGATGTGGGGCTAGCCCCTTTAAAAGCGCTCTATTTTGATGAAAGC
This is a stretch of genomic DNA from Helicobacter pylori. It encodes these proteins:
- a CDS encoding 4-hydroxythreonine-4-phosphate dehydrogenase, which encodes MAKKKIAISCGDIQGVGLELILKSHKEVSAICEPLYLIDGELLERANQLLHNAYETKTLNTLVIDAPLPLLNSSTIGKVSAQSGAYSFESFKKACELADDKEVDGICTLPINKLAWQQAQIPFVGHTDFLKQRYKDHQIIMMLGCSKLFVGLFSDHVPLSAVSQLIQVEALVKFLLAFQKSTQAQIVQVCGFNPHAGEEGLFGEEDEKILKAIQEGNQTLGFECFLGPMPADSAFAPNKRKITPFYVSMSHDVGLAPLKALYFDESINVSLNAPILRVSTDHGTAFDIAYQNKANNKSYLNAIKYLA